A stretch of the Acidobacteriota bacterium genome encodes the following:
- the hisH gene encoding imidazole glycerol phosphate synthase subunit HisH has translation MNVPRVTLVDYGVGNVASVTRAFLRLGADVDFTSDLDRVAAASRLVLPGVAAFAPAMQRLLETGLEAAVHAAVNRGGRLLGLCLGFQLLFEESLEHGRNKGLGLVGGRVAPFPGGTRSPHVGWNQLRPTRDDGLVKRLEDGSYVYFVHSFRPEGVAPADVGATCDYGGGFPAIVQKANVWGCQFHPEKSSETGRLLLSNFLEEDAA, from the coding sequence ATGAACGTCCCGCGCGTCACTCTCGTCGACTATGGGGTCGGAAACGTCGCGTCCGTGACGCGCGCGTTCCTGCGCCTCGGCGCGGATGTGGACTTCACGTCGGACCTCGACCGCGTCGCCGCGGCGTCGCGCCTCGTCCTGCCGGGCGTCGCCGCGTTTGCGCCCGCGATGCAGCGCCTTCTGGAGACGGGCCTCGAGGCCGCCGTGCACGCCGCCGTGAACCGCGGCGGACGCCTGCTCGGCCTCTGCCTCGGGTTCCAGCTCCTGTTCGAGGAGAGCCTCGAGCACGGCCGCAACAAGGGCCTTGGCCTGGTGGGCGGCCGCGTCGCGCCGTTTCCGGGCGGGACGCGCAGTCCGCACGTCGGCTGGAACCAGCTGCGTCCGACGCGCGACGACGGCCTCGTGAAACGGCTCGAGGACGGCAGCTACGTGTACTTCGTCCATTCCTTCCGGCCCGAGGGAGTCGCACCCGCGGACGTCGGGGCGACCTGCGACTACGGCGGCGGCTTCCCGGCGATCGTCCAGAAGGCGAACGTGTGGGGCTGCCAGTTCCACCCCGAGAAATCCTCGGAGACGGGCCGGCTCCTCCTCTCCAACTTCCTCGAGGAGGACGCGGCGTGA
- a CDS encoding aminotransferase class I/II-fold pyridoxal phosphate-dependent enzyme, which produces MTKAIPIRPEIRALQAYTPGVEEPFEIRAKLDFNESPDDVPEEIRAEVLDRLRARRWGHYPEFGAPRLKKAIAASIGRSPDEIVVGNGSGETILAAVSVFAGGGSLVLATPTFSLYGQIAAIGSARVVAVPREGPDFLVDEAGYLAAAEKGVPLLCSPNNPTGGVSSRAFVERLLDVAPVVLLDQAYVEFAGPEDDLMGLVGVRPNLVVFRTLSKAYAAAGFRIGYAVAPRDLAREIDKAVLPFNVDLAAEELALALLARPEGARARVTSVVAERERVAGALRRAGHAVASSSANFLFVKPCGGDAARVRRALLERGVLVRDMTAAAEGRLRVTIGSPAENDLFLGALQEVS; this is translated from the coding sequence ATGACAAAGGCGATCCCGATCCGTCCCGAGATCCGCGCGCTGCAGGCCTACACGCCGGGCGTCGAGGAGCCGTTCGAGATCCGCGCCAAGCTGGACTTCAACGAGTCGCCCGACGACGTTCCCGAGGAGATCCGCGCCGAGGTGCTCGACCGGCTGAGGGCGCGCCGCTGGGGCCACTACCCGGAGTTCGGCGCGCCGCGCCTGAAGAAGGCGATCGCGGCGTCGATCGGCCGGAGCCCGGACGAGATCGTGGTCGGGAACGGGTCGGGCGAGACGATCCTCGCGGCCGTTTCCGTCTTCGCCGGCGGGGGCTCGCTCGTCCTCGCGACTCCCACGTTCTCGCTTTACGGGCAGATCGCGGCGATCGGCTCTGCAAGGGTCGTCGCGGTGCCCCGCGAGGGCCCCGACTTTCTCGTCGACGAGGCGGGCTATCTGGCGGCTGCGGAAAAGGGCGTGCCGCTCCTCTGCTCGCCGAACAACCCCACGGGCGGCGTTTCGAGCCGGGCGTTCGTCGAGAGGCTCCTCGACGTGGCGCCCGTCGTCCTGCTCGACCAGGCCTACGTGGAGTTCGCCGGGCCCGAGGACGACCTCATGGGCCTCGTCGGCGTGCGCCCGAACCTGGTCGTCTTCCGCACGCTCTCGAAGGCGTACGCGGCCGCGGGCTTCCGCATCGGCTACGCCGTGGCGCCGCGCGACCTCGCCCGGGAGATCGACAAGGCCGTGCTGCCGTTCAACGTCGACCTCGCGGCGGAGGAGCTCGCGCTCGCGCTCCTCGCGCGGCCCGAAGGCGCGAGGGCTCGTGTCACGAGCGTCGTCGCGGAGAGGGAGCGGGTGGCGGGGGCCCTGCGGCGGGCCGGACACGCCGTCGCCTCCTCGTCCGCGAACTTCCTGTTCGTGAAGCCGTGCGGGGGCGACGCCGCCCGCGTGCGCCGGGCGCTTCTGGAAAGGGGCGTGCTCGTCCGCGACATGACGGCCGCGGCCGAGGGGCGCCTGCGTGTCACGATCGGTTCACCCGCGGAGAACGATCTCTTTCTCGGCGCTCTTCAGGAGGTCTCATGA
- the hisB gene encoding imidazoleglycerol-phosphate dehydratase HisB translates to MRRTGRVDRKTKETSVSLSLDLDGTGRAEIATPVGFLSHMLETIAKHARVDLAVKADGDVHIDAHHTVEDVGLAFGEALDQALGTRAGLERFGASYVPLDEALARSVVDLSGRPYIVFDSPVDKELLLVTKDFPFALVEEFWKSAAFRGKFNLHVDVIRARNGHHAAEAVFKSAARALRQACAVTGTEVLSTKGTLTA, encoded by the coding sequence ATGAGACGGACGGGACGCGTGGACCGCAAGACGAAGGAGACGTCCGTGTCTCTCTCTCTCGACCTCGACGGGACGGGCCGCGCCGAAATCGCGACGCCCGTCGGGTTTCTGTCGCACATGCTCGAGACGATCGCGAAGCACGCCCGCGTCGACCTCGCGGTCAAGGCGGACGGAGACGTGCACATCGACGCGCATCACACGGTCGAGGACGTCGGCCTCGCGTTCGGGGAGGCGCTCGACCAGGCCCTCGGGACGCGCGCGGGCCTCGAGCGCTTCGGGGCCTCGTACGTCCCGCTCGACGAGGCGCTCGCGCGCTCCGTCGTGGACCTCTCGGGGCGCCCGTACATCGTCTTCGACTCGCCCGTCGACAAGGAGCTCCTCCTCGTCACGAAGGACTTCCCGTTCGCGCTCGTCGAGGAGTTCTGGAAATCCGCCGCGTTCCGGGGCAAGTTCAACCTCCACGTGGACGTGATCCGGGCGAGGAACGGGCACCACGCCGCCGAGGCCGTCTTCAAGTCCGCCGCGCGCGCGCTGCGGCAGGCTTGCGCCGTGACCGGGACCGAGGTCCTCTCGACGAAGGGAACGCTGACCGCATGA
- a CDS encoding 1-(5-phosphoribosyl)-5-[(5-phosphoribosylamino)methylideneamino] imidazole-4-carboxamide isomerase yields the protein MSGASAGRLALWPSIDLRGGRVVRLLRGEWDTATTFDTDPLEVAKTFEREGADGLHVVDLDAAFGKGTNSEEIQKILRVIRIPVQVGGGMRSGQAVEDFLERVSGARAVVGSLPFLDRPAFIHLLRKSSSSSPFPLVSRIVVALDCKDGRPTVRGWTEDAGAGDAVSVARELAGLGVAALLVTDVARDGAMLGPNLSLLAAVRAVFPGEILASGGMRGPEDLGPVDAAISGGLRGAIFGRALHAGATTVAALKSARDEVTA from the coding sequence GTGAGCGGCGCGAGCGCGGGCCGCCTCGCCCTCTGGCCCTCGATCGACCTCAGGGGCGGCCGCGTCGTGCGCCTGCTGCGCGGCGAATGGGACACGGCGACGACATTCGACACCGACCCCCTGGAAGTCGCCAAGACGTTCGAGCGCGAGGGGGCCGACGGCCTTCACGTCGTCGACCTTGATGCGGCGTTCGGCAAAGGGACGAATTCGGAAGAGATTCAGAAGATTCTTCGAGTAATTCGGATTCCCGTCCAGGTCGGTGGGGGGATGCGCAGCGGACAGGCCGTTGAAGATTTCTTGGAAAGGGTGAGTGGGGCCCGGGCGGTCGTGGGGTCACTGCCGTTCCTCGACCGCCCCGCGTTCATTCACCTTCTAAGAAAATCTTCCTCTTCCTCTCCTTTCCCTCTTGTGTCCCGGATCGTCGTCGCCCTCGACTGCAAGGACGGGCGACCCACGGTGCGTGGATGGACGGAGGACGCCGGGGCGGGCGACGCCGTTTCGGTCGCGCGGGAGCTTGCCGGCCTCGGCGTCGCCGCGCTGCTCGTGACGGACGTTGCCCGCGACGGCGCGATGCTGGGGCCGAATCTCTCGCTGCTGGCCGCCGTGCGCGCCGTGTTCCCCGGCGAGATCCTCGCCTCGGGCGGAATGCGCGGCCCGGAGGATCTCGGGCCCGTCGACGCGGCTATTTCGGGCGGCCTCCGCGGCGCGATCTTCGGTCGCGCGCTTCACGCAGGTGCGACGACGGTCGCCGCGCTCAAGTCCGCGCGCGACGAGGTGACCGCATGA
- the hisD gene encoding histidinol dehydrogenase — protein MMKIVDTNTTGGKRELGALLASRRAVPDFATLKQVLPIVERVLGKGEPALREYVKRFDQAGVPSSPSKKIFFSLDSEAKSARRRGSEAEVSSEFRRAFRAARRRIEAYHRKQVPSGFAFTDRLGVSFVERPVPLDSVGVYVPGGRAFYPSSLLMGVVPAQVAGVPRIVVATPPRAWALSLELRWAVRELGVDSVLLAGGAHGVAGLVSVAKVAKIVGPGNRWVAAAKHLVSGLVAVDLPAGPSEVAILASADADPVLVAADLLAQAEHDPDAKCLLFTNSSRLAAAVSGEVAAQLKAFDEKISSKVMRAALRRGGRIFIFKEISRAASACAAVAAEHVQVMGRGAERFASSLLPTAGALFIGSATPTALGDYVAGPNHVLPTGGAARGYSGLSTRDFFRWGRSVSAPAVAARSLSRPAAVLARFEGLVAHSAALGRRVR, from the coding sequence GTGATGAAGATCGTGGACACGAACACGACGGGCGGAAAAAGAGAGCTGGGTGCCCTCCTCGCCTCGCGCCGCGCCGTGCCCGACTTCGCCACGCTGAAGCAGGTCCTGCCCATCGTCGAAAGAGTTCTTGGAAAGGGGGAGCCGGCGCTCCGGGAGTACGTGAAACGCTTCGACCAGGCCGGCGTGCCCTCTTCACCTTCTAAGAAAATCTTCTTCTCGCTCGACTCAGAGGCGAAGTCCGCTCGCAGGAGAGGGTCCGAAGCAGAAGTGTCTTCCGAATTCCGCCGCGCGTTCCGCGCGGCGCGGCGGCGCATCGAGGCGTACCACCGCAAACAGGTGCCCTCGGGCTTCGCGTTCACGGACCGACTCGGCGTCTCCTTCGTCGAGCGGCCCGTGCCGCTCGACTCCGTCGGGGTCTACGTCCCGGGCGGCCGCGCGTTTTACCCCTCGTCGCTCCTGATGGGCGTCGTGCCCGCGCAGGTCGCGGGGGTCCCGCGCATCGTGGTCGCGACGCCTCCGCGCGCGTGGGCCCTCAGCCTGGAGCTGCGCTGGGCGGTGCGCGAACTCGGCGTCGACTCCGTTCTCCTTGCGGGAGGGGCGCACGGCGTCGCCGGGCTCGTCTCCGTCGCGAAGGTCGCGAAGATCGTCGGCCCCGGCAATCGCTGGGTCGCGGCCGCCAAGCACCTCGTCTCGGGCCTCGTCGCGGTGGACCTCCCGGCCGGGCCTTCCGAGGTCGCGATCCTCGCGTCGGCCGACGCGGACCCCGTGCTCGTCGCGGCGGACCTCCTTGCTCAGGCCGAGCACGACCCGGACGCGAAGTGCCTTCTCTTCACGAACTCGAGCCGTCTCGCCGCCGCCGTTTCGGGAGAGGTCGCCGCGCAGCTGAAGGCATTCGATGAGAAGATTTCTTCGAAGGTGATGAGAGCGGCCCTCCGCCGCGGCGGGCGGATCTTCATTTTCAAGGAAATCTCCCGCGCCGCCTCGGCCTGCGCCGCCGTGGCCGCCGAGCACGTGCAGGTCATGGGCAGGGGAGCAGAACGGTTCGCCTCTTCTCTTCTTCCCACGGCGGGCGCGCTCTTCATCGGCTCCGCGACGCCGACCGCGCTCGGCGACTACGTCGCCGGGCCGAACCACGTCCTTCCGACGGGCGGCGCCGCGCGCGGATACTCGGGGCTGTCGACGCGCGACTTCTTCCGCTGGGGCCGGTCCGTCTCGGCGCCTGCCGTGGCGGCGCGCTCTCTCTCGCGACCCGCCGCCGTCCTCGCGCGCTTCGAGGGCCTCGTCGCCCACTCGGCCGCGCTGGGTCGGAGGGTGCGATGA